A genomic segment from Helicobacter sp. NHP19-012 encodes:
- a CDS encoding nickel-dependent hydrogenase large subunit — protein sequence MAKKIIVDPITRIEGHLRIEVVVDDNNVITDAFSSSTLFRGLETIIKHRDPRDAGFIAQRICGVCTYSHYKAGISAVENALGITPPLNAQLVRSLMNIALLLHDHVVHFYTLHGLDWCDLLSALKADPKKASQVAFHYSEYPLGTGADELKEVQKRVGDFAKQGALGPFNNGYYGHKTYHLSSEQNLIVLSHYLKLLAIQREAAKMTAIFGAKQPHPQSLTVGGITSVMDVLDPTRLAEWKSKFETVRDFVNRAYYADIVMAASQFNKEDSVLHGCGLKNFIAYEEILLSRGKHLLSSGIVLGGDLNTLHPINEDLIKEEVTHSWYEYHDTKEVQLHPYDGQTNPHYTGFKDGESVGLSGKLEKSKVLDPHNKYSWIKSPRYDGMPMEVGPLASLAVGLAAKNPHTTKVAHQFLKDTGLPIEAIFSTLGRTAARCLEAKILVDNGLQTWDSLVENLKSDQSTCAPYVIDKNKEYKGRYIGQVPRGMLSHWVRIKNGVVENYQAVVPSTWNAGARDSKGQKGPYEMSLIGTKLADLTQPLEIIRTIHSFDPCIACSVHVMDCKGQDFGEFRVDPSFARFDKGGQHG from the coding sequence ATGGCTAAGAAAATCATTGTAGACCCGATCACGCGCATTGAGGGGCATTTACGCATTGAGGTGGTGGTGGATGACAACAATGTTATCACGGACGCTTTTTCCTCCTCCACACTCTTTAGGGGGCTTGAAACCATCATCAAACACCGCGACCCAAGAGATGCGGGTTTCATCGCGCAACGCATTTGCGGGGTGTGCACCTATTCACACTACAAGGCGGGCATCAGTGCTGTAGAAAATGCTTTGGGCATCACACCCCCCCTAAATGCCCAACTCGTGCGCTCTTTAATGAACATCGCGCTCTTGTTGCACGATCATGTGGTGCACTTTTACACCCTGCACGGGCTGGATTGGTGCGACCTACTAAGTGCGCTTAAAGCCGACCCAAAGAAGGCAAGCCAAGTCGCCTTTCATTACAGCGAATACCCGTTAGGCACAGGGGCAGATGAGCTTAAAGAGGTGCAAAAGCGTGTGGGCGATTTTGCCAAACAAGGCGCGCTAGGGCCCTTTAACAATGGCTACTATGGGCACAAGACCTACCACTTAAGCTCTGAGCAAAATTTAATCGTGCTCTCCCATTATTTAAAATTGCTGGCCATCCAACGAGAGGCGGCTAAAATGACCGCCATTTTTGGGGCAAAACAACCGCACCCCCAGAGCTTAACCGTGGGCGGGATCACTTCTGTAATGGATGTGTTAGACCCCACGAGGCTAGCCGAGTGGAAAAGCAAATTTGAAACCGTAAGAGACTTTGTCAATCGGGCTTATTACGCTGACATTGTCATGGCAGCAAGCCAGTTTAACAAAGAGGACAGCGTGTTGCACGGTTGTGGGCTTAAAAACTTCATTGCCTATGAAGAGATCTTGCTTAGCCGGGGCAAGCACCTACTAAGCTCGGGAATTGTGCTGGGTGGCGATTTAAACACCCTACATCCCATCAATGAGGACTTGATCAAAGAAGAGGTGACTCACTCTTGGTATGAATACCACGACACCAAAGAGGTGCAGCTACACCCCTACGATGGGCAGACCAACCCGCACTACACGGGCTTTAAAGATGGCGAGAGTGTGGGTCTTAGTGGCAAATTGGAAAAAAGCAAGGTGCTAGACCCACATAATAAATACTCGTGGATCAAATCCCCCCGCTACGATGGCATGCCTATGGAGGTGGGACCGCTAGCGTCCTTAGCCGTGGGGCTTGCCGCCAAGAATCCCCACACCACTAAAGTGGCGCACCAATTTTTAAAAGACACGGGACTGCCCATTGAGGCGATCTTTAGCACGCTGGGGCGCACGGCGGCGCGCTGTTTGGAGGCAAAAATCTTAGTGGATAATGGGTTGCAAACTTGGGATTCTCTAGTGGAAAATCTCAAATCCGATCAAAGCACTTGCGCCCCCTATGTGATCGACAAGAACAAGGAATACAAAGGGCGTTACATCGGGCAGGTGCCAAGGGGGATGTTAAGCCACTGGGTGCGGATCAAAAATGGCGTGGTGGAAAATTACCAAGCAGTGGTGCCCTCCACTTGGAACGCGGGGGCTAGAGATTCTAAGGGGCAAAAGGGACCCTATGAAATGAGCCTCATTGGCACAAAACTCGCCGATTTAACCCAGCCACTAGAAATCATCCGCACGATCCACTCATTTGATCCTTGCATCGCCTGCTCGGTGCATGTGATGGATTGCAAGGGACAGGATTTTGGGGAGTTTAGGGTCGATCCTAGCTTTGCCCGTTTTGACAAGGGGGGACAACATGGATAG
- a CDS encoding glycine-rich domain-containing protein produces MHLSVSELDLEPIVVKIMDKEEGLGWDLEYAKMIGEEYKRFLTLCLENKDQAIVPPKAVDEFWHYHILDTRKYAKDCQEVFGYFLHHFPYFGMRGSQDAQNLQNSWKATCEKYIARFGAPSAFVQENVWRATGRCPNCGRQGDEGVFSETRPTLKEAI; encoded by the coding sequence ATGCATCTTTCGGTCTCTGAGTTGGATTTAGAACCCATTGTCGTCAAAATCATGGACAAAGAAGAGGGGTTGGGCTGGGATTTAGAGTACGCCAAAATGATTGGCGAAGAGTATAAGCGTTTTCTCACCCTTTGTTTAGAAAACAAAGATCAGGCCATCGTGCCCCCCAAAGCTGTCGATGAATTTTGGCACTACCATATCCTAGACACAAGAAAATATGCCAAAGATTGCCAAGAAGTGTTTGGCTACTTTTTGCACCACTTCCCTTATTTTGGCATGCGTGGCAGTCAAGACGCGCAAAATCTCCAAAACTCTTGGAAAGCCACTTGCGAAAAATACATTGCCCGTTTTGGTGCGCCTTCCGCGTTCGTGCAAGAAAATGTTTGGCGCGCTACGGGTAGATGCCCTAATTGCGGTCGTCAAGGGGATGAGGGCGTGTTTAGCGAGACGCGCCCCACACTCAAAGAAGCCATTTAA
- a CDS encoding HyaD/HybD family hydrogenase maturation endopeptidase has translation MKILVLGIGNILLGDEGVGVHLCNQLQHNYTFSGQDLDFMDGGTMAQALIPWIVEYDQILLLDCVSVAGAGVGEVFCFDFENIPSNITWAGSAHEVEMLQTLKLTALMGDLPPTTIIGLIPKIVPDNTTFNLSPAMLEGAQTAKAKALEILQAWGVTATPKPAPLDLQGIANNSYRIAL, from the coding sequence CTGAAAATCTTGGTGCTTGGGATCGGCAACATTCTCCTTGGCGATGAGGGGGTGGGGGTGCATTTGTGTAACCAACTGCAACACAATTACACCTTTAGCGGACAGGACCTAGATTTTATGGATGGGGGCACGATGGCGCAGGCGTTGATCCCCTGGATTGTGGAATACGATCAAATTTTGCTCTTAGATTGTGTGAGTGTGGCGGGGGCAGGCGTGGGCGAGGTGTTTTGCTTTGACTTTGAAAATATCCCCTCTAACATCACTTGGGCGGGCAGCGCACACGAAGTAGAAATGCTACAAACCTTGAAACTCACCGCCTTAATGGGCGACCTGCCCCCCACGACCATCATCGGGCTGATTCCCAAGATTGTTCCAGACAACACGACCTTTAACTTGAGCCCGGCCATGCTAGAAGGCGCACAGACCGCTAAGGCCAAAGCCCTAGAGATTTTGCAAGCGTGGGGCGTTACAGCCACGCCAAAACCCGCACCTTTAGATTTACAAGGAATCGCCAACAACTCTTATAGGATCGCTCTATGA
- a CDS encoding TRL-like family protein produces MGGLVTSVKLPVSGNDVRYSKEGHASCVSILSIFAVGDCSVGRAARNGGVVKIKMVDRKAFNFLGLFGKYTTIVQGD; encoded by the coding sequence ATGGGAGGTTTGGTTACCAGCGTAAAGCTTCCAGTTTCCGGGAATGATGTGCGATACTCCAAAGAAGGGCATGCTAGCTGTGTGAGTATTCTCAGTATTTTTGCCGTTGGTGATTGTTCTGTAGGGAGGGCAGCTAGAAATGGTGGTGTCGTTAAGATCAAGATGGTGGATCGCAAAGCGTTTAATTTCTTGGGTCTTTTTGGTAAATATACAACAATCGTTCAGGGAGATTAG
- a CDS encoding dipeptide ABC transporter ATP-binding protein — MPSVEQNNPLLRLEKLNARVGANFLLKDLDLVVGVGQRVALVGESGSGKSSLASLILRLSTHIQPISGRIVFKGQDLLHLSPKALRALRGQHIGYIAQEPLSALNPLHKIQKQILEALYLHAKPSKQEAHERLEAVMAQVGLSMDLCQRYPYELSGGQNQRVALAMALINRPKLLICDEPTTALDAQVQLQILELLKALSVQEQMALLFISHDLGAVGLLADSVYVLQQGQICEHNATKELFNAPKHPYTQMLLGARKLEKKRTKALGQPTLSVQDFGVFYTRNQFFKKDIFEAIRGVNFNLRQQETLGIIGQSGSGKSSLALGLLKLAQSTGAQVLMGQSVGGLQRQSFKPYRKSLQMVFQNPYASLNPRWSVQEILLEAFVGAGLKVDIRKAQESLEAVGLEAKYLNAYPFELSGGQRQRVAIARAILTRPQVVIMDEPTSALDKSLQKVVLALLLELQEKLQLSYLFISHDLDVIECMCDSVLVVHKGAVVESGAVAEVFTNPKHPYTKELLDTRL, encoded by the coding sequence ATGCCTTCAGTGGAGCAAAATAACCCCCTACTACGGCTTGAAAAATTAAACGCCCGTGTGGGGGCGAATTTCTTACTCAAAGACTTAGATTTGGTGGTGGGCGTGGGGCAAAGGGTGGCGTTAGTGGGCGAGAGTGGGAGTGGTAAAAGCTCATTAGCCAGTTTGATTTTACGCTTAAGCACACATATTCAGCCCATTAGCGGGCGCATTGTCTTTAAGGGGCAGGATTTATTGCACTTAAGCCCAAAGGCACTGCGTGCTCTAAGGGGGCAACACATCGGCTACATCGCCCAAGAGCCCCTAAGTGCGCTAAACCCCCTACATAAAATCCAAAAGCAAATCCTAGAGGCTTTATATCTGCACGCCAAGCCCAGCAAGCAAGAGGCGCACGAACGTCTAGAGGCGGTCATGGCACAAGTGGGGCTGTCTATGGACTTGTGCCAACGATACCCCTATGAGCTCAGTGGTGGGCAAAACCAAAGGGTCGCCCTAGCCATGGCTTTAATCAACCGCCCCAAACTTTTAATCTGCGATGAGCCCACCACCGCCCTAGACGCACAGGTGCAACTGCAGATTTTAGAATTGCTAAAAGCTTTAAGCGTGCAAGAGCAAATGGCGCTCTTATTCATCAGCCACGATTTGGGGGCGGTGGGCTTACTCGCCGACTCGGTCTATGTCCTGCAACAAGGGCAAATTTGCGAGCACAACGCCACCAAAGAGCTTTTTAACGCCCCCAAGCACCCCTACACGCAAATGCTCTTAGGGGCTAGAAAGCTTGAAAAAAAGCGCACCAAAGCCCTAGGTCAGCCGACTTTAAGCGTGCAAGATTTTGGCGTGTTTTACACGAGAAACCAATTCTTTAAAAAAGACATTTTTGAGGCGATTAGGGGGGTTAATTTTAACTTACGGCAACAAGAGACGCTAGGGATCATTGGGCAGAGCGGAAGCGGAAAGAGCTCTTTAGCTCTAGGTTTGTTGAAACTTGCCCAAAGCACGGGTGCGCAGGTTTTAATGGGGCAGAGTGTGGGGGGGTTACAACGCCAAAGCTTTAAACCTTATCGCAAGTCCTTACAAATGGTGTTTCAAAACCCCTATGCGTCTTTAAACCCACGCTGGAGCGTGCAAGAGATTTTATTAGAGGCGTTTGTGGGGGCAGGGCTTAAGGTGGATATAAGGAAAGCACAAGAAAGTTTAGAGGCAGTGGGGCTAGAGGCAAAGTATTTAAACGCCTACCCTTTTGAGCTGAGCGGTGGGCAGCGCCAAAGGGTGGCGATTGCAAGGGCGATACTCACCCGCCCGCAGGTGGTGATCATGGACGAGCCCACTTCGGCGTTAGACAAGAGCCTACAAAAGGTGGTCTTGGCTCTGCTTTTGGAGTTGCAAGAGAAGTTGCAATTAAGCTATCTCTTCATCAGCCACGATTTAGATGTCATTGAGTGCATGTGCGACTCGGTGCTGGTGGTGCATAAGGGTGCGGTGGTGGAGAGTGGGGCGGTAGCTGAGGTCTTTACAAACCCTAAACACCCCTACACTAAAGAGCTTTTAGACACGAGGTTATAG
- a CDS encoding ABC transporter permease: MDLQARRWQAFKANKRAFWALVVFVVLFVLSLGAELWVNDKPLFIYKDHKAYYPIFKDYPETAFGGDFYTSADYTDPYVKNHLLKNAFVLWPLIPYSYDTIIMDLKQPAPTPPSLKHLLGTDDQARDVLARLVYGYRISILFGLILSVFSVGLGVAIGALQGYYGGLIDLLGQRFIEIWSAIPMLFLLIILSNMFSPNFWWLLGLVLAFSWMGLAQVVRTEFLRGRNMDYVKASYALGVGDMRVIFYHILPNALVATITYLPFVMAGSIGTLVSLDFLGFGMPVGSASLGELLNQGKNNLYAPHLALVGFFATALLLSILVFIGEGVRDAFSGAK, translated from the coding sequence TTGGATTTACAAGCACGGCGTTGGCAAGCGTTTAAGGCAAACAAACGGGCGTTTTGGGCGTTGGTGGTGTTTGTGGTGTTGTTTGTGCTCTCTTTGGGAGCGGAGCTTTGGGTGAATGACAAGCCCCTTTTCATCTATAAGGATCATAAGGCTTACTACCCCATTTTCAAAGACTACCCCGAAACCGCCTTTGGGGGGGATTTTTACACCAGCGCAGACTACACTGATCCTTATGTCAAAAACCACCTACTCAAAAACGCCTTTGTGCTTTGGCCCTTAATCCCCTACTCTTACGACACCATTATTATGGACTTAAAACAGCCCGCCCCCACCCCGCCAAGCCTAAAGCACCTACTAGGCACAGACGACCAAGCCCGCGATGTGTTGGCTCGCCTTGTTTATGGCTACCGCATTTCGATTTTATTCGGGCTGATTTTAAGTGTCTTTAGTGTGGGGCTAGGCGTGGCGATTGGGGCACTTCAGGGCTATTATGGGGGGCTCATAGACCTACTAGGGCAACGCTTCATAGAGATTTGGAGTGCGATCCCCATGCTCTTTTTGCTCATCATCCTCTCTAACATGTTTAGCCCGAATTTTTGGTGGCTCTTGGGGCTTGTGTTGGCGTTTTCGTGGATGGGGCTAGCACAAGTGGTGCGGACAGAGTTTTTAAGGGGACGCAACATGGACTATGTCAAGGCTTCTTATGCGTTGGGGGTGGGGGATATGCGGGTGATCTTTTACCACATTTTGCCTAACGCTTTAGTCGCCACAATCACTTACTTACCCTTTGTCATGGCGGGCAGTATCGGCACTTTGGTAAGCCTTGACTTTCTAGGCTTTGGCATGCCTGTTGGCAGTGCCAGCCTAGGCGAACTCTTAAATCAAGGCAAGAACAACCTTTACGCCCCACATTTAGCCTTAGTGGGCTTTTTTGCCACCGCCTTACTGCTTTCTATCTTAGTCTTTATCGGGGAGGGGGTAAGAGATGCCTTCAGTGGAGCAAAATAA
- the cybH gene encoding Ni/Fe-hydrogenase, b-type cytochrome subunit, producing the protein MDSYHKTQEFSGLVRLFHWIRALAIFALMGTGFYIAYPFLAPHSSVYKHMDLLQAYIRSTHTMLGFILIAICLFRFYLFFFDRKSRDERVAVKNVGSVGAWISQLKVYFWLGKPQHTQGAYNPMQFMAYFTLCVLLVLVILSGLVLYYNVYHLGLGGVLESLFKWFEVLCGGLSNVRYLHHLATWGICLFIPVHIYMVVFHSIKFPDGGADVMVSGIRYVKD; encoded by the coding sequence ATGGATAGTTACCACAAAACACAAGAGTTTAGCGGACTGGTGCGCTTGTTCCACTGGATTCGGGCGTTGGCAATTTTTGCCTTAATGGGCACAGGCTTTTACATCGCCTACCCTTTCTTAGCCCCCCACTCGAGCGTGTATAAGCACATGGATTTGTTGCAAGCCTACATTAGAAGCACCCACACCATGCTAGGCTTTATCCTCATCGCTATTTGTCTTTTCCGCTTTTATTTGTTCTTTTTTGATCGTAAAAGCCGTGATGAGCGCGTGGCGGTGAAAAATGTCGGCAGTGTGGGGGCGTGGATTTCTCAGCTCAAGGTCTATTTTTGGCTAGGCAAGCCCCAACACACGCAAGGGGCTTACAACCCCATGCAATTCATGGCCTACTTCACCCTTTGCGTCTTGCTGGTGCTTGTGATTTTAAGCGGCTTGGTGCTGTATTACAATGTTTACCACTTGGGGCTAGGTGGGGTGTTGGAGTCTTTGTTTAAGTGGTTTGAAGTGCTGTGCGGGGGGCTGTCTAATGTGCGCTACCTGCACCACTTGGCCACTTGGGGCATTTGTCTATTCATCCCCGTGCACATTTATATGGTTGTTTTCCACTCCATTAAATTCCCCGATGGCGGGGCGGATGTGATGGTGAGCGGCATCCGCTATGTGAAAGATTAG
- a CDS encoding Na+/H+ antiporter NhaC family protein has protein sequence MGHSVYSLAVPLCVIFMVIFTKRVALSLFSGIVLGGLLITDGRLGSLVTYIYSKISAVFYTQSLSGFSPNLSSLCVFGFLITLGVLSQVIASSGAINSFVHWAKNYVKSARQAEGVALFAGLVIFIDDYFNALIVGQISRSLSDMHKSSRERLAYIIDSTSAPVCLLMPISSWGAYIVGVMQNEGSPLLKDSFALLLASIGSNYYAWFALFAVFLAIVWQINLPAMQKYQNVGVQDLQMPAKEGQSAPVSLLITSIVSLIVSITALMFYTGYTHSQSKAILDILKHIDSAFSLFVGGLFSLGLCGLLARPYLPKHSFLGLCKKGFYSMAGAIWVLVLAWAIGPMIRDDLQTGVYLASLLQHFEGVFLLIPLLLFLISGFIAFTTGTSWGAFAIMLPIGAGMVSVVGGDIVLVLSAILSGAVYGDHASPISDTTILSATGAGCSVQSHFLTQLPYATLTAFCAMLAFLVASITLSKAIGFLFGLALLAGLFYFLKTLFK, from the coding sequence ATGGGTCATTCTGTTTATAGTCTAGCCGTCCCCCTTTGTGTCATTTTTATGGTCATTTTCACCAAGCGCGTTGCCCTTTCGCTCTTTAGCGGGATTGTTCTAGGTGGGCTTTTAATCACCGATGGGCGTTTAGGCTCACTTGTTACCTACATTTATTCTAAAATCAGTGCTGTCTTTTACACGCAAAGCCTTAGCGGATTTAGCCCAAACCTTAGCAGCCTCTGCGTCTTTGGTTTTTTAATCACCCTAGGGGTGCTAAGCCAAGTGATTGCCAGCTCAGGGGCGATCAATTCCTTCGTGCATTGGGCGAAAAACTATGTCAAAAGTGCTAGGCAGGCTGAGGGCGTGGCACTCTTTGCTGGGTTGGTGATTTTCATTGACGATTACTTTAATGCCCTCATTGTGGGGCAAATCAGCCGCTCTTTAAGCGATATGCATAAGTCTAGCCGCGAGAGATTAGCCTATATCATCGACTCCACCTCTGCGCCCGTGTGCCTTCTTATGCCCATTTCTAGCTGGGGGGCGTATATCGTGGGGGTCATGCAAAATGAAGGCTCGCCCTTGCTGAAAGATAGCTTTGCCCTACTCTTAGCCAGCATAGGGAGCAATTATTACGCGTGGTTTGCCTTGTTTGCGGTGTTCTTAGCCATTGTATGGCAAATCAATTTACCCGCCATGCAAAAATACCAAAATGTAGGCGTGCAGGACTTGCAAATGCCCGCTAAAGAGGGACAAAGTGCGCCCGTATCCTTACTCATCACCAGCATTGTGAGCTTGATTGTCAGCATCACGGCTTTAATGTTTTACACGGGCTACACCCACAGCCAAAGCAAGGCGATTTTAGACATTTTAAAGCACATCGACAGCGCATTTTCTCTCTTTGTGGGAGGCTTGTTTTCTTTAGGGTTGTGTGGGCTTTTAGCCCGCCCCTACTTGCCTAAACACTCTTTCTTAGGGTTATGCAAGAAGGGTTTTTACAGCATGGCGGGCGCGATTTGGGTCTTGGTTTTAGCGTGGGCGATCGGTCCTATGATTAGAGATGACTTGCAAACGGGGGTGTATTTAGCCAGCTTATTGCAACACTTTGAGGGCGTGTTTTTACTCATCCCCTTGTTGCTCTTTTTGATCTCGGGCTTCATCGCCTTTACCACCGGCACGAGTTGGGGGGCGTTTGCGATCATGCTGCCCATTGGGGCGGGCATGGTGAGCGTGGTCGGGGGGGACATTGTCTTGGTGCTTTCTGCGATCTTATCCGGGGCAGTCTATGGCGATCACGCCTCGCCCATCTCAGACACCACGATTTTATCGGCTACGGGGGCGGGCTGCAGCGTGCAAAGCCACTTTTTAACCCAGCTACCCTACGCTACACTCACCGCCTTTTGCGCCATGCTTGCCTTTTTGGTGGCAAGCATTACGCTCTCTAAAGCCATAGGCTTTCTTTTTGGGCTCGCCTTGCTTGCGGGTCTGTTTTACTTCTTAAAAACCTTGTTTAAGTAA
- a CDS encoding protein hydE, with the protein MTTFAFKFKSTGTTELAPLFMDFMAHHAHAQGLPYATSKEVFYLKAPLKKAENFATELSQRLPLAFSFSFTGIEVAKEALKWQEQEVACPPIDISHAKDFLDPTHKDFCAPKAHFKSLSYHNQELTTPAKVQEAMQKAVQALQVGELVVQTSRGVIALSPKPQNNSSVLFMDLASVLSVTRLEPKSAQVLCVYEKPTICTALKEVFVKEFGRLEIDALLPYDLGLALLAHFALEKGLSYLFLSKAPQSIPTFTYVCKAPSTPEQTYSVAQNGLMLAHKRTPAKDTLDFIQQEAPKSPHLLIYLNFERPSCFWVYQEGYKQLLSVEQETHPQALLAQLQSNAKGRKLYANYKQAFPNLCASLEQAPITPPSSNLLDFLAGLLQVLGFSQTHNTHAIFKLATSFLRNKGPRVDFKLTKEPLSLNPSPTLKSAVSYTLGGTDAPTMCFGILDSLAEFLGNVIYDAHTKFSCNQVYLCGEVFLQKVFLDLCLQYFPKECPALFPTNAMDYTC; encoded by the coding sequence ATGACAACCTTTGCGTTTAAATTTAAATCTACCGGCACAACCGAACTAGCCCCCTTGTTCATGGATTTTATGGCGCACCATGCGCACGCTCAGGGGCTGCCTTATGCCACGAGCAAAGAGGTCTTTTATCTAAAAGCTCCCCTTAAAAAGGCAGAGAACTTTGCCACAGAACTAAGCCAACGCCTGCCCCTAGCCTTTAGCTTTAGTTTTACGGGCATAGAAGTGGCTAAAGAGGCCTTGAAGTGGCAAGAGCAAGAAGTTGCCTGCCCGCCCATTGACATCAGCCATGCTAAGGATTTTTTAGACCCCACGCACAAGGACTTTTGCGCCCCCAAAGCCCACTTCAAGAGCCTAAGCTATCATAACCAAGAGCTGACAACCCCCGCAAAGGTGCAAGAAGCCATGCAAAAGGCGGTGCAGGCCCTGCAAGTGGGGGAGCTCGTGGTGCAAACTTCTAGGGGGGTTATCGCCCTTTCGCCCAAGCCACAAAATAATTCCAGCGTGCTGTTCATGGATTTAGCCAGCGTGTTGTCGGTAACAAGGCTAGAGCCTAAGAGCGCGCAGGTGCTGTGTGTCTATGAAAAGCCCACTATCTGCACTGCGCTTAAAGAGGTCTTTGTTAAAGAATTTGGGCGTTTAGAAATAGATGCCCTCTTGCCCTATGATTTAGGGCTAGCCTTGTTAGCGCATTTTGCCCTAGAAAAGGGTTTATCCTATCTCTTTTTAAGCAAAGCCCCCCAAAGCATCCCCACTTTTACCTATGTGTGTAAAGCTCCAAGCACGCCAGAGCAGACCTACAGCGTGGCGCAAAATGGCCTCATGCTCGCTCACAAGCGCACCCCCGCCAAGGACACCCTAGACTTTATCCAACAAGAAGCTCCCAAGAGCCCGCATTTACTCATTTATTTAAACTTTGAGCGCCCTAGCTGCTTTTGGGTGTATCAAGAGGGCTACAAGCAGCTTTTAAGCGTGGAGCAAGAAACCCACCCACAAGCCCTACTCGCACAGCTGCAAAGCAATGCCAAGGGGCGTAAACTTTACGCCAACTACAAGCAAGCCTTCCCTAATCTGTGCGCAAGCTTAGAGCAAGCCCCCATTACACCACCAAGCAGTAATCTTTTAGACTTTTTGGCCGGGCTCTTGCAGGTTTTGGGCTTTAGCCAGACCCACAACACGCATGCCATTTTTAAGCTAGCCACAAGCTTTTTACGCAACAAGGGCCCACGGGTGGATTTTAAACTCACCAAAGAACCCTTAAGCCTAAACCCCTCCCCCACGCTTAAAAGCGCGGTGAGCTACACGCTAGGGGGCACAGACGCACCCACCATGTGCTTTGGGATTTTAGATTCCCTAGCCGAGTTCTTGGGCAATGTCATTTACGATGCGCACACCAAGTTTAGTTGTAACCAAGTGTATCTATGTGGCGAGGTGTTTTTACAAAAGGTCTTTTTAGATTTGTGTTTGCAGTATTTCCCCAAAGAATGCCCGGCCCTTTTCCCCACAAACGCCATGGATTACACGTGTTAA
- a CDS encoding hydrogenase small subunit — MPLSAHNADKDIHEEMEKNGIERRDFIKWAGAMTATFALPASFTPLTAKAVEVANRLPVIWLHMAECTGCSESLLRSEDPSIDSVIFDYINLEYHETIMVASGHQADLSLEQAIEKHKGNYVLMVEGGIPKGTEYFLTMGAQARTGAQECIHAAKHAKAIFAIGTCSSFGGVQAAYPNPSNAQSLDKIISQPIVNVPGCPPSEKNIVGNIIYFIMFGTLPRLDAYNRPTWAYGHRVHDLCERRGHFDAGEFVQHFGDENAKNGFCLYKVGCKGPYTFNNCSKLRFNSHTSWPIQAGHGCIGCSEPNFWDTMSPFEEPISNRLIVPVTTAFGGAGADKVADTVGVVALSASAIGIAAHALISGLNKDKDA, encoded by the coding sequence ATGCCCTTGAGTGCCCACAATGCCGATAAAGACATCCACGAAGAAATGGAAAAAAACGGCATTGAGCGGCGCGACTTCATCAAATGGGCGGGGGCGATGACCGCCACTTTCGCCCTGCCTGCCAGCTTCACGCCCCTAACGGCTAAAGCCGTGGAGGTGGCCAACCGCTTGCCCGTAATTTGGCTACACATGGCCGAATGTACGGGCTGCAGCGAGAGCCTCCTTAGGAGCGAAGACCCCAGCATTGACAGCGTGATCTTTGATTACATCAATTTGGAATACCACGAAACGATCATGGTTGCCAGCGGACACCAGGCGGATTTGAGTCTAGAACAAGCCATTGAAAAGCATAAGGGCAATTATGTTTTGATGGTGGAGGGGGGGATTCCTAAGGGCACAGAATACTTTTTAACGATGGGTGCACAGGCACGCACGGGGGCCCAGGAGTGTATCCATGCGGCCAAGCACGCTAAAGCGATCTTTGCCATTGGAACATGCTCTAGCTTTGGAGGGGTGCAAGCGGCTTACCCCAACCCCTCAAATGCGCAGTCTTTAGACAAAATCATTTCTCAGCCCATCGTCAATGTCCCCGGCTGCCCGCCTAGTGAAAAAAACATCGTGGGCAACATCATTTACTTCATCATGTTTGGCACGCTCCCACGCTTAGACGCTTACAACCGCCCCACTTGGGCCTATGGACACCGTGTGCACGACCTTTGTGAAAGACGGGGGCATTTTGACGCAGGCGAGTTCGTGCAGCACTTTGGGGATGAAAACGCCAAAAACGGTTTTTGTCTGTATAAAGTGGGCTGCAAGGGCCCCTACACCTTCAACAACTGCTCAAAACTACGCTTCAACTCCCACACTTCTTGGCCTATCCAAGCCGGGCATGGCTGCATTGGTTGCTCTGAGCCCAACTTTTGGGACACCATGAGCCCCTTTGAAGAACCCATTTCTAACCGCTTGATTGTGCCCGTTACGACTGCTTTTGGAGGAGCGGGGGCGGACAAGGTCGCCGACACTGTGGGTGTGGTGGCGCTTAGCGCAAGTGCGATTGGCATTGCTGCGCACGCTTTGATCTCAGGGCTTAATAAAGACAAGGACGCTTAA